Genomic DNA from Desulfovibrio desulfuricans:
GTGTAGCCTTCCATACGCAGATATTCAAAATTGCGCTGGCGGCAAAGTTCGCCCACGCCATCGGCGAGGCTCTGTGCGTGGCGCACCGAACCAGCGCTGGCAATGACCAGAGCCTCGGCAAAGCCGCCCTGCCCGGCCATATCTATGCTGACCACGCGCGCGGCCTTGTGCTCTTCAAGCCAGGTGACCACGTCCGCCAGCTTTTCTTCCAGTGGGACATCCGAATAACGCTTGGGGGCAGTGCCCCCTGCAGGTGAAGAAGGAGT
This window encodes:
- the rsfS gene encoding ribosome silencing factor, producing MENNTPSSPAGGTAPKRYSDVPLEEKLADVVTWLEEHKAARVVSIDMAGQGGFAEALVIASAGSVRHAQSLADGVGELCRQRNFEYLRMEGYTAGQWILVDMNDIVVNVFLEPVRELYGLEALWGKAASLAEARSGE